The window ACCGGATAGAGTTTACCTAGCTTCCAGTGTCGCCACTAGAACTGGTGGTCTCTTACTATCGATCCGTTGAACCGATAAATTCCTGATCGGAATTACCACCGTTTCACCCCTTACCAAACTCCAAAAAAAGAGAATGGCGGGTTTATTTTCTGTTGCACTTGTCCTCAATAGTCCACTGGACCATTGGGTCGATGTTATCGATTATCCGCCCTTATTAAAAGGACTAAAATGGTGTTCGGACTTTCCTCTGCTACAAAAATGTTGCAGCGATCATTTACCCTCTTAGATTTTCTTAATATACAAAAATTATTAACTTTTGTCAACTAACAATCTTATTTGTTCTTGCATTGCCTGGGCGCACTGATGCCAGGAATATTTACTAGCCTGTCCTCTACTTAACTGACGTAATTGCTCTCTTTTTTCCTCGTGATTGATCAAAAAATTAATTTTATTAGCCAATGAGTTCTCATCCTTTAAACTAAAATATTCAGCAGCAGTGCCAGCCACTTCTTGCAATACTGGTAAATCAGAGCAAAGTACTGGGACACCGCAACTCAAAGCTTCAATAACTGGGATACCAAAACCCTCAAACTTAGTGGGAAAAACAAAAATACTTGCAGCTGCTAGCAACTGATGATACTTTTCATTATCCAAATAGCCAAGTAAATGAATTCTGTTATCTATTTTATGCAGACAAATATAGTCAACTACTTCTTGATAACCATAATTACCCGGTCGTCCAGCTAATAATAGGTGCCAATCATGTTCGGCCATCGTCTGACTGAAAGATTTTACCAAATATAAAATATTTTTCTTCGTCTCAATTCTGCCAATATAAAGTAAATAGTTTACTGGCAAACCAAAACGTTTTTTTGCGAGCTCAATCTGCTCGCTACTTAATGGTTGAAAAACAGTGTGGTCAAAACCATTAAGTATGACCGTTACTTTGGGTAAATACTGAGGAAAATAATAACCAATGTCTTTCTTGGTATTTTCGGAGACGGCAATAATACGATCTGCTTTAGCTAGCATGATTCGATGTTCAAATTTATGAAACCACCGTTCTAGCGGTTGATAAAGCTGAGGTTCACGATAAAAACCAAGATCGTGAATTACCACGATTAATTTACGTAAACCAAAAAAAGGTACTGAGTTAACCGACAAAAAGACATCCACTGGTCTTAATAACAGTTCCCAACTTAACCGTAAATTGGTCCAGAGTTTTTTCCCAACCCAAGGCAAAGATATAAACTTAACATTATTGTTCACCGATAATAAATCGGGATCTAAATGATCTTTAAAATAAATACGGTATTGATTATTCCGATCAATACTCGTTAATTGCTTAATAATATGCCACGCATACCATTCGGTACCTGTTTTTTGCTGTTTACTGGCTCGCGTGGCTTCCAAACCAATTGTTGCCATAATTTATTTAGTGGCTAAAATACTTCTCTTATAAGAATCTAAATTATCTAAAGCAATGCCTGTTCCCTTAGCGACGCAAAGTAAGGCATCGTCAGCCACATACGCAGGAACGCCTGTAGCTTGGGCTAGTAATTTATCAATATTCCGTAATAAAGAGCTGCCACCAGAGAGCACCATGCCTTTATCCATAACATCAGCAGCTAATTCCGGCGGCGTATTATATAAAACTGTTTTGACGGCATTAATAATACCCTGCAAATCATTTTGCAGTGCCTCGGTAACGTCTTCCGAATCAACGGAAATTATCCTTGGTAAACCAGTAATGACATCACGACCCTTCACTTCCATCGTTATCTTATCTTGTTCTCCTAAATACATGGCCGAACCAATGTTGATTTTTATCATTTCTGACGTTCTTTCGCCAATAGCTAATCCGTATTTTTTACGAATAAATTCTTGAATAGCGTTATCAAATTTGTTGCCACCAATACGAACG is drawn from Candidatus Komeilibacteria bacterium CG_4_10_14_0_2_um_filter_37_10 and contains these coding sequences:
- a CDS encoding rod shape-determining protein: MPKRGIIINEPSVVAISVIDKKVLAVGEEAKEMIGRTPDTIIAQRPLRSGVIADYKTTESMLRYFINKALGGVKFFRPEVMIAVPAGITSTERRAVIDATLAAGAKAAYIIKEPIAAAIGADIPIGSASGHMIVDIGGGTSEIAVISLGGIVANTSVRIGGNKFDNAIQEFIRKKYGLAIGERTSEMIKINIGSAMYLGEQDKITMEVKGRDVITGLPRIISVDSEDVTEALQNDLQGIINAVKTVLYNTPPELAADVMDKGMVLSGGSSLLRNIDKLLAQATGVPAYVADDALLCVAKGTGIALDNLDSYKRSILATK